From Sphingobacteriales bacterium:
CCGGGACGTAAATAAAGGTGATACGTGTTTCCTAAAATAATTTGGGCTTTAATGTCGTTGGCCAACTCGTGTCTGTGTACTGCTTTAACAGCGCCATTAGTGCCAACGGGCATAAAAATTGGAGTGGCAATTTGTCCATGTTGGGTTGTTATTGTTCCGGCACGTGCATTGCTGTGTGCATCTGATTTATTAATTTCAAAAACCATAAAAAGCAGTAAATAATCACAAATATCTTCTAATGCTTAGAAAGCGTTTTTCGTAATGGCTATCGGTTAAATAACTGATGGTTACGCCATTAACTTTACCCGAAGAGGAGTGGATAAACGATATTTTACAATCTATATTTTCTATAACAATACCTACATGACCGGCAGTAGTGTCGTTAGCATTGGTCCCGGTAAAAACAATAATATCGCCCTTGGTCGCTGAACATTTATCGACAGGTTGCCCGTCTTGGAATAATGTTTGCGAACTGCGCGGAATTGTTAGCCCATTTTGCTGATAAACGTAATAAGCGAAGCCGCTACAATCGAAACCTTTGGGCGATTCACCACCTTCCAAATAGGGCGAACCCAATAATTTTTGTGCAGTTGCCAATATACTATCCGGAT
This genomic window contains:
- a CDS encoding C40 family peptidase, with translation MPHKNIPEPIKIAVPETKPTSNVNPDSILATAQKLLGSPYLEGGESPKGFDCSGFAYYVYQQNGLTIPRSSQTLFQDGQPVDKCSATKGDIIVFTGTNANDTTAGHVGIVIENIDCKISFIHSSSGKVNGVTISYLTDSHYEKRFLSIRRYL